In the Paroedura picta isolate Pp20150507F chromosome 15, Ppicta_v3.0, whole genome shotgun sequence genome, one interval contains:
- the BLTP2 gene encoding bridge-like lipid transfer protein family member 2 translates to MAAPVLGALLGALLALLGGLYLGRCLLYILVTSWCHRRLQAELKIGSFGFFWIHNLSLKFQEEQQTVEIDSIWVSSKLWKHDLPRYLALCFGEVRVRMDLQKAPGLQPPALKVPAQEDAEQSKVLSLGPSLLRLLNQLFSVHVDSVNIMVLHVAASESLWHVQITRTCLLLGCEGQSVACEVTFGQVNSKVLKSSQQDEACLAELSLALTVSLDVCMSQKRLLGMAVRVRGTHAELHEGLFLSELVWRVGGSPGEDAGPVEDGEPQSSLMSVPGLQYVPSGVRVDLENTSVVLSMNSQKRHLTWTLKRLQFVSQCDRDQIPLRSFTPTCDLPQMSVEVVLEDGLLLSQSRQRIVCLNTLQASLQVMAIDISVAVTLNTCIVHYRHQEFSHWLGLLALAQQQVWLPAPASGDGSSIRRMPQILATIILSASVSNVNLSVQLGDMLPFALGFHSVSVDYQHLRPQSVHQRAVLVVDHFCWRVGADSHIQRAPHPPNMHVWGEALILDSFSVQGSYNQPLGTSSAHADTLFLDCTLRGLQVECSDTCSECLSRVLLQLRPRNAETKESLEALHPSLAEDLGILWKVDLKVEDVNLFTLSALAGAAEVRVDTLTVLGSAESSTVSIQGVALALVKSVTDKMQPCCKAPAIPNPVASLSALSLTYRSSICFLEVQSGESLSILWSPPDHMYLFQHFLATLQCYKMLQGTFPPQPSPPTALQGPDDTDEAPVTECSPPKRLLGFTLELSSLKVTAFVSETHYLSLAADRVQVNRHGTSLHAYCPGLAAGFDGNGIFAFKEMEVQALPELEEMMLHRGPFSTLASLRNRVWVLSCSSVSVEFPYQYDFSATLDEALGVQKWLKGLHYADRDPGCEPAVLPPDLLLKVRQFSWVFLDDVFEVKLRDNYELMKDESKESAKRLGLLDAKVAALRKQHGELLPARKIEELYASLEKKNIEIYIQRSHRLYSNTPMRKALLTWTLSDLELVALADESFHGAERVLQQVQELDSASPFPPEGLELVTHWCRMVKGSVKSFLVRIRDYPRYLFEIREWRLSGRLAGAEQRGLPCSRRRQVLQLGAPWGDAIVERNMPPLKFYHDFHSEVFQYTIVWGPCWDPAWTLIGQAVDLLTKPSEDPSPPLPWWDKSRLLFHGNWHMEIEQANLHQVATEDPYNTTENMHWEWSRLSFHWQPGQFVFKGDLDVNVRTASKYDDCCFLHLPQLCMTLDLTWLCHGNPHDHYGVVLRSPEFLPEVPVGQQHDSYRAFRSENLNLSIRMDLSRHSGEPSQPRILLYSSTLRWMQNFWATWTSITRPICRGKLFGNMKPGKKKLGQHYRQLSFTALFPKLQVHYWASFAQQRGIQLECAQGHIFTRGTQRLIPQAGTVMRRLISEWSITQMVSDLSLVTVHLMASTCDENADHRLDLVVKKTHLLSLSSLTYQRHSVRTAEEELLPRDSDDAFHTHQLQLVDLRASWTTTNRDIAFGLYDGYKKSAVLKRNLSTEAMKGLKIDTHLPAKKLKRGLPPSPQPPLRANSTRMERSPSGGAYMLQKLIEETDKFVVFTEEESGVSEQLCGIAACQTDDIFNRNCLIELVNCQMVLRGAETEGCVIVSAAKAQLLQCQHHPAWYGDTLKQKTSWTCLLDGMQYFATTESSPSEHEDMQLWLEVKNIEEHRQRSLDSVQELMESGQAVGGMVSTTTDWNQPHEVQPMQQVQRIISRCSCRMYYISYSHDINPELAAQIKPPQLPANPDKDDLLKKQEGAADTFTLIHHDLEISTNPAQYAMILDIVNNLLLHVEPKRKEHSEKKQRVRFQLEISSNPEEQRSSILHLQEAVRQHVALIRHLEKQMYSNMKSLQGDGRNEALLEANQQLQQQLSREKAELQRESEELNILIRCFKDFQLQRANKMELRKQPEDVSVARRTEFYFAQARWRLTEEDGQLGIAELELQRFLYSKVNKSDDTAEHLLELGWFTMNNLLPNAVYKVVLRPQSACQSGRQLALRIFSKVRPPVGGISIKEHFEVNVVPLTIQLTHQFFQRMMGFFFPGRNVEEEEVGDEEDKSKLVTTGMPVVKPRQLMVSEDSMGSGKGMAQGLNRTSGVRRSFRKTPEHPVDDIDKMKERAAMNNSFIYIKIPQVPLCVSYKGEKNSVDWGDLNLVLPFLEYHNNTWTWLDFAMAVKRDSRKALVAQVIKEKLRLKPAAGSESRGKQEGKLEGHVQQQEEDEKARLLIGLSVGEKNPGKKSIFSRHK, encoded by the exons atGGCTGCGCCGGTGCTGGGCGCCTTGCTGGGGGCGCTGCTGGCGCTGCTGGGCGGCCTCTACCTGGGCAG GTGCCTTCTCTACATTCTGGTCACCAGCTGGTGCCACCGGCGGCTCCAGGCAGAATTGAAGATCGGCTCTTTTGGCTTTTTCTGGATCCACAATCTCAGCTTGAAGTTCCAGGAGGAGCAGCAGACTGTG GAAATTGACAGTATCTGGGTCTCCAGTAAGCTGTGGAAACATGATCTGCC GCGCTACCTGGCGTTGTGCTTTGGAGAAGTGCGTGTCCGCATGGACCTCCAGAAGGCTCCTGGGCTTCAGCCGCCAGCGCTCAAGGTGCCAGCCCAGGAAGATGCAGAGCAGAGCAAGGTGCTGTCCCTCGGGCCCTCTCTGCTGCGACTGCTCAACCAG CTCTTCTCCGTCCACGTGGACTCCGTCAACATCATGGTCCTGCACGTGGCGGCCTCTGAGTCTCTGTGGCACGTCCAGATCACAAGAACATGCCTCCTCCTGGGCTGCGAAGGGCAAAG cGTGGCCTGCGAGGTGACCTTCGGCCAAGTGAACAGCAAGGTGCTCAAGAGCAGCCAGCAG GACGAAGCTTGCCTGGCGGAGCTGTCCCTGGCCCTCACCGTCTCCCTGGACGTCTGCATGAGCCAAAAGCGGCTGCTGGGCATGGCCGTTAGGGTCCGGGGCACCCACGCCGAGCTGCACGAGGGGCTGTTCCTCAGCGAGCTTGTCTGGAGAGTGGGAGGCAGCCCCGGAGAGGACGCAG GTCCCGTGGAAGATGGAGAGCCGCAATCATCGCTGATGAGCGTGCCTGGCCTGCAGTACGTGCCTTCTGGggtcagggtggacctggagaACACCAGCGTGGTTCTTTCCATGAACAGTCAAAAGCG GCACCTCACATGGACCTTAAAGCGGCTGCAGTTTGTGTCTCAATGCGACCGGGATCAGATCCCCCTCcgcagcttcactcccacctgcGACTTGCCTCAGATGAGTGTTGAGGTTGTGCTAGAAG ACGGGTTGCTCCTCTCTCAGAGCCGCCAGCGGATCGTGTGTCTCAACACTCTTCAAGCGAGCCTGCAG gtgatgGCCATAGACATCTCGGTGGCCGTGACACTCAACACATGCATCGTCCACTATCGCCACCAGGAGTTCTCGCACTGGCTGGGCCTGCTTGCTTTAGCCCAGCAGCAAGTATGGTTGCCTGCTCCAGCCAGTGGCGACGGCAGCAGCATCCGGAG GATGCCCCAGATCCTGGCCACCATCATCCTCAGTGCCTCAGTTTCCAACGTCAACCTCTCCGTGCAGCTGGGAGACATGCTGCCCTTTGCCTTAGGCTTCCACTCTGTGTCTGTCG ATTACCAGCACCTGCGTCCCCAGAGTGTGCACCAGCGGGCCGTGCTTGTGGTCGACCATTTCTGCTGGCGCGTGGGGGCCGACTCACACATCCAGCGGGCCCCGCACCCCCCCAACATGCACGTGTGGGGAGAGGCCCTCATTCTCGACTCCTTCAGCGTGCAA GGCAGCTACAACCAGCCCCTTGGCACCTCCAGCGCCCACGCAGACACCCTCTTTTTGGACTGCACCCTTCGTGGCCTGCAGGTGGAGTGCTCAGACACCTGTTCCGAGTGCCTCTCCAGAGTCTTGTTGCAGTTGCGTCCCAGGAACGCGGAGACCAAGGAGTCCCTGGAGGCCCTGCATCCGTCCTTGGCAGAGGATCTGGGCATCCTGTGGAAGGTTGACCTGAAAGTGGAGGATGTTAATTTATTCACCCTGTCTGCCCTGGCTG GGGCTGCGGAGGTGCGCGTGGACACCCTGACCGTACTGGGCAGTGCTGAGAGCAGTACTGTCAGCATCCAGGGGGTGGCGCTCGCCCTAGTGAAGAGCGTCACGGATAAGATGCAGCCCTGCTGCAAAGCCCCGGCTATCCCAAACCCCGTGgccagcctctctgccttgtccCTCACCTACCGCAGCAGCATTTGTTTCTTGGAG GTGCAGAGCGGAGAGAGCCTGAGCATCCTGTGGAGCCCGCCTGACCACATGTACCTGTTCCAGCACTTCCTGGCTACCCTGCAGTGCTACAAGATGTTGCAGGGCACTTTCCCGCCGCAGCCCTCACCCCCCACAGCCCTCCAGGGCCCCGACGATACCGATGAGGCCCCCGTCACCGAGTGCTCCCCCCCCAAGCGGCTCCTGGGCTTCACGCTGGAGCTGAGCTCCCTGAAGGTGACGGCCTTCGTCTCGGAGACCCACTACCTGAGCCTGGCGGCCGACCGGGTCCAAGTGAACCGGCACGGCACCTCCCTTCACGCCTACTGCCCCGGCCTGGCCGCAGGCTTCGACGGCAACGGCATCTTTGCCTTCAAGGAGATGGAAGTGCAGGCCCTGCCCGAGCTGGAAGAGATGATGCTTCACCGTGGGCCCTTCTCCACTTTGGCCTCTTTGCGGAACCGCGTCTGGGTCCTCTCGTGCTCCAGCGTGTCTGTGGAGTTCCCCTACCAGTACGACTTCTCCGCCACGCTGGACGAGGCGCTGGGCGTGCAGAAGTGGCTGAAGGGCCTCCACTATGCCGACCGGGACCCTGGCTGCGAGCCGGCCGTCCTCCCACCGGACCTCCTCCTGAAGGTCCGGCAGTTCTCCTGGGTCTTCTTGGACGACGTCTTCGAGGTGAAGCTGCGGGACAACTACGAGCTGATGAAGGACGAGAGCAAGGAGAGCGCCAAGCGCCTGGGGCTGCTGGACGCCAAGGTGGCCGCCCTGCGCAAACAGCACGGCGAGCTGCTGCCGGCCCGCAAGATCGAGGAGCTGTAcgcctccctggagaagaagaacATTGAGATCTACATCCAGCGCTCCCATCGCCTCTACAGCAACACGCCCATGCGCAAGGCCCTGCTCACCTGGACCTTATCGGACTTGGAGCTGGTGGCCTTGGCTGATGAGTCCTTCCACGGTGCTGAACGCGTCCTCCAGCAGGTCCAGGAGCTGGATAGCGCCAGCCCCTTCCCACCCGAAGGCCTGGAGCTGGTGACCCACTGGTGCCGCATGGTCAAAGGCAGCGTCAAGTCCTTCCTGG TGCGCATACGGGATTACCCTCGCTACCTGTTTGAGATCCGGGAATGGAGGCTCTCCGGCCGACTGGCTGGTGCCGAGCAACGAGGCCTGCCATGTTCTCGCCGGCGGCAAGTCCTGCAGCTTGGGGCCCCCTGGGGAGACGCGATCGTGGAGAGGAACATGCCCCCCTTGAAGTTCTACCACGACTTCCACT CGGAGGTTTTCCAGTACACCATTGTGTGGGGGCCGTGCTGGGACCCCGCCTGGACGCTCATCGGGCAAGCCGTCGACCTGCTGACCAAGCCCTCGGAGGATCCCAGCCCCCCGCTgccctggtgggacaagagccgCCTGCTTTTCCACGGCAACTGGCACATGGAGATCGAGCAGGCCAACCTCCACCAGGTGGCCACGGAG GACCCCTACAACACCACGGAGAACATGCACTGGGAGTGGAGCCGCCTGTCCTTCCACTGGCAGCCCGGCCAGTTCGTCTTCAAGGGAGACCTGGACGTCAACGTCCGCACAGCATCCAA GTACGACGACTGCTGCTTCCTCCACCTGCCCCAGCTGTGCATGACGCTGGACCTGACCTGGCTGTGCCACGGCAACCCCCATGACCACTACGGCGTGGTGCTGCGCTCGCCGGAATTCCTGCCCGAGGTGCCTGTGGGCCAGCAGCACGACTCCTACCGGGCCTTCCGCTCCGAAAACCTCAACCTCTCCATCCGCATGGACCTGTCGCGGCACAGCGGGG AGCCTTCCCAGCCCCGCATCCTGCTTTACAGCAGCACCCTCCGCTGGATGCAGAACTTCTGGGCCACCTGGACCAGCATCACCCGGCCCATCTGCCGCGGGAAGCTCTTCGGCAACATGAAGCCCGGGAAAAAGAAGCTGGGGCAGCACTACCGCCAGCTCTCCTTCACAGccctcttccccaagctccag GTGCATTACTGGGCCTCCTTCGCCCAGCAGCGTGGCATCCAACTGGAGTGTGCCCAAGGGCACATCTTCACTCGCGGCACCCAGCGGCTCATCCCCCAGG CCGGCACGGTGATGCGCCGTCTCATCTCCGAGTGGAGCATCACGCAGATGGTGAGCGACTTGAGCCTGGTCACGGTGCACCTCATGGCCTCCACCTGCGATGAGAACGCAGACCACCGCCTCGACCTGGTGGTGAAGAAGACCCACCTGCTGAGCCTCTCGTCCCTCACCTACCAGCGCCACAGCGTCCGTACGGCGGAGGAG GAGCTGCTCCCTCGCGACAGTGACGACGCCTTCCACACCCACCAACTGCAGCTGGTGGATCTGCGGGCCTCCTGGACCACCACCAACCGAGACATTGCCTTTGGCCTCTACGACGGCTACAAGAAGTCCGCGGTGCTCAAACGCAACCTCTCTACGGAGGCCATGAAAGGCCTCAAGATCGACACGCATCTGCCCGCCAAGAAGTTGAAGCGAGGGCTGCCCCCTAGCCCCCAGCCCCCGCTGCGAGCCAATAGTACCCGGATGGAGCGAAGCCCCTCTGGAG GCGCCTACATGCTGCAGAAACTCATTGAGGAGACGGACAAGTTTGTGGTCTTCACGGAGGAGGAGTCGGGGGTGAGCGAGCAGCTCTGTGGGATCGCTGCCTGCCAGACGGACGACATCTTCAACCGCAACTGCCTTATCGAGCTTGTCAACTGCCAG ATGGTCCTCCGTGGAGCAGAAACGGAAGGCTGTGTGATCGTCTCCGCTGCCAAGGCCCAGCTGCTCCAGTGCCAGCACCACCCGGCCTGGTACGGGGACACGCTCAAGCAGAAGACCTCATGGACGTGCCTGCTGGATGGGATGCAGTACTTTGCCACCACGGAAAGCAGCCCCTCGGAGCACGAGGATATGCAACTCTGGCTGGAG GTCAAGAACATTGAGGAACATCGGCAACGAAGTCTGGACTCCGTGCAGGAGCTGATGGAGAGCGGGCAAGCGGTGGGTGGGATGGTGAGCACCACCACAG ACTGGAACCAGCCCCACGAGGTCCAGCCGATGCAACAAGTCCAGCGGATCATCTCCCGCTGCAGCTGCCGGATGTACTACATCAGCTACAGCCACGACATCAACCCCGAGCTGGCTGCCCAGATCAAGCCTCCCCAGCTGCCAGCCAACCCGGACAAGGACGACCTGCTCAAGAAGCAAGAGG GGGCTGCAGACACCTTCACGCTCATCCACcatgacctggagatctccaccaACCCTGCACAGTATGCCATGATCCTCGACATAGTCAACAACCTGCTCTTGCACGTGGAGCCCAAGCGAAAG GAGCACAGCGAGAAGAAGCAGCGTGTCCGCTtccagctggagatctccagcaacCCTGAGGAGCAGCGCAGCAGCATCCTGCACCTCCAGGAGGCCGTCCGCCAGCACGTGGCTCTCATCCGGCATCTGGAGAAGCAGATGTACTCTAACATGAAG tcCCTGCAAGGTGACGGCAGGAATGAGGCTCTGCTGGAGGCCAATCAGCAGttgcagcagcagctgagcagggaaAAGGCTGAGCTGCAACGGGAGAGCGAGGAGCTGAATATCCTCATCAG GTGCTTTAAAGATTTCCAGCTTCAACGCGCCAACAAGATGGAGCTGCGGAAGCAGCCCGAGGATGTCAGCGTGGCCCGGCGCACCGAGTTCTACTTTGCACAGGCCCGGTGGCGCCTTACCGAAGAGGACGGGCAGCTGGGCATCGCTGAGCTGGAACTCCAGCGCTTCCTCTACAGCAAG GTGAACAAATCAGACGATACCGCAGAGCACCTCCTGGAACTGGGCTGGTTCACCATGAACAATCTCCTGCCCAATGCGGTTTACAAG GTGGTATTGCGGCCCCAGAGTGCATGCCAGTCCGGCCGCCAGCTGGCCTTGCGCATCTTCAGCAAAGTCCGGCCTCCGGTGGGAGGCATTTCCATCAAAGAGCACTTtgag GTGAACGTGGTGCCCCTCACCATCCAGCTGACGCACCAGTTCTTCCAGCGGATGATGGGCTTCTTCTTCCCGGGGCGAAacgtggaagaggaggaggtgggggacgAGGAGGACAAGTCCAAGCTCGTGACGACGG GGATGCCGGTGGTGAAGCCACGCCAGCTGATGGTCTCCGAAGACTCAATGGGGTCAGGAAAAGGCATGGCCCAGGGGCTGAACCGAACATCGGGGGTGAGGCGCTCTTTCCGCAAGACGCCCGAG CACCCGGTGGACGACATCGACAAGATGAAGGAGCGAGCCGCCATGAACAACTCTTTCATCTACATCAAGATCCCCCAGGTGCCCCTGTGTGTCAGTTATAAG GGGGAGAAGAACAGCGTGGACTGGGGGGACCTGAACTTGGTGCTGCCGTTCTTGGAATATCACAACAACACCTGGACATGGCTGGATTTTGCCATGGCTGTCAAGCGGGACAGTCGCAAGGCCTTGGTGGCGCAG